The window TTCCAATCGCTAGCACACTAGACTTCAGGGAGGAGGGCGCTAAGTCAGCCAGGGTGCTGTACAGGGTGGGGAGTACGATGCCGAATCCGACGCCAAACAACACGGCTGTGAGCAGAATCCAGCTAAGTTGGTTGAGCCAGGGAATGGTGATTAAGGTCAAAGCCATTAATCCAAACCCCATCGCCATTGCTGTAGCTGGTTTCATCGCTTTAGACAGGCGTTTAGCACCCAAGGCGGAAATCATCGCAGCCCCTACAGCCCGTGATGCCAAAACAATCCCATTCACAACGGTGTCCGCGCCAATTTTCTGCTCCAGATAGAGGGGTGCATAAATCACCACTGCATACATCGCCACAGAAGTCAAGGCAAGGGTGAGTAATAGCCGTAGTGTGTGGGGATGTCTTAGAACGCTCAACAGCTTATCCCCCTCGGCTTTGGCTTTGGGTTTGGCTTTTGTTTTGGGCTTTGCCTTCAAGCCAACAGCGGCGAGGGCGGCGATGGGTAATCCTAACCCATACAAATAGAACGCATATTGCCAGTGAGTCGCACCCACCCAACCCCCGATTAAGGGAAAGGCAATACCGGAGAGGGCGATGGTACTGGTCGTCAGTCCGAGGGCTTGTGCTCGCTCCTCGCCTTCATACAGATTCCCCAGTAAGCCCAAGGCGGCGGCAGCAATCCCCCCACTGGCAGCACCCAACAATGCCCGTGTCGCCAACAAAGGCCAGAAATTGGGCATGAACGCTCCTGCTACACCGAACAGGGCGTAGAAAATCAGGGAGGGAACGAGTATCCGTAAGTGACCGATCCGGTCTGCCAAGATGCCCAGGGGAGGGCTGAATAAGGCAATGGTTAAGCAATGCATACTCACCAAGTTAGCGGCTAGGGCTGGATCGAAGTGCAGTTGTTTGACCATTTCTGGCAAAACTGGAGCTACCACTCCTCCCGCGATGTTGGTGAGCGAACCTGCCGCTAAGAGTATTAATAGCCTGCGATCGCGCAACATAAAGTCAGCCTCTCGACGTTTTCGTAACAACCTGTAACAATAGTGCAGATTGTTTCAATTTGTAGAGACGGTTGTTACAGCTTTTTTGATTCGCACACGAAGAATTAGTTGACTTTCAGGAGCGTCGGAAGCTAAATATTGTCAGATAAACACAAGAGGCATGATTGATGGAACTGGCGACGACCCTAAAAAGCCAGACAGTTCAAAATGCTGTCAGGGAAGTAGGCATTAACCCAAATTACTGGTATCCGGTTGGTTGGGCAAGCCAGCTCAAGCCAGGGGACATCATGCCTGTTGTAATTTGGCAACAAGCGATCGCCGTTTATCGGGATGAAACCGGTCAAATTCATGCCTTAGAGGATGCCTGTCCTCACAAAGGCATTGCCCTACACAAGGGGAAAGTCCAAGGGTGTCATCTAACCTGTGCTTATCATGGTTGGGAGTTTAATGGTAACGGCGAATGTGTGGGCATTCCTTACCTCCCTGAAGGACAAAAACTGCCCCGCGCTCAAGCCCGCAGTTACCCAGTCCAGGAAAAATATAATCTGATTTGGCTTTTCCCTGGCGATCCGACCCTGGCTGCCAGCCAAGAGCTGCCCCATGTGCCAGAGTTTGACCATCCTGACTACCTGATGATACCTTTAGCCGCCCACATGCAATCCCATTTTTCTATTTGTAATGAAAATGCGATGGATGTATTTCATGGGTTTTTGCACCAAAATCTTCAGGGGTGGTTCAATCCGGTACTCAAGAGTTTGCGCGAAACAGACGCTTCGGTATGTGCGGAATATGACGTATCCTATAAAGGCCGGATGGCGAAGTTTTTGGGGTTGAGCGACAAGGCCGACCAGGTTACGACCCGTAGAATCTCCATCAACTACAACTATCCCCATTACGCCACAAGTCTGGAGGGGATTTCCTCGGTTTACCTGATGCGACTCCCCATCGGGTTGAGGGAAAGTCGCTCCTTTGCCTTTTTCTTCTTAAAAGTTCGCTTACCCAAATGGCTCTTAAAGCGCCTCGAACCAATTCTGCAAAAAGTCCTGAGAGATTTCGTATTTATGAAGTTTCTCTCCCAAGATATCGAAATGATGGAGAGCGAACAGCAAACCTATTTGGCCAATCCAGAGCGGCGCTATGTCGAAATTAACCCGGCTATTATAGCTCTTGAGCGGCTGATTATCCGGCAATATGAACAATTTATGCAAAAATCGAGTCAGCTACGAAACAATCAGCAATCTTTGGTGTCTGGGACGTTATCGTCCGTTAATCTTCCCAGCCCGACTGAGTCAACCCCAAACAATTCACTTGTAGGATGAAGGCACCTTTAAAGGCAACGGTGGATTGGCTGTTCAGCTCCTTGCTTAACGGGACGCTGATACTGCCTCAGTACCCAACTTTCTTGAGAAGTTGGCTTCCTAGATGGGCCGAAATTTTCAGATCGACTCTCGTTAGGCATAGTAATCAGACTGGATAGCCGCTATCTTATCTAAAAATAAAGCAATTCTTTAGCTAGAGGCGATAGGCTAATAGGCTACCTAGGGAAAGGGTGAGAGGAGCAAGTTGTGCAAGTTGTCAAAGAATACGTTCAGCGTTGGTACGAGAGTGATTTAGATCCGGATGAATATATCTGTCATCATAAGCGGGGGAATTTAGTCGAAATTGAAGAGGCAACCACAGGGAAACGTCGAACAGTATTGACTTTCTGCACCAATGATGTATTAGGCTTGGTTCAGGAAGACGCGGTGAAGCAAGCCGCCATTGATGCCATCCTTCAGTATGGAACGTCAAATAGTTCCTGTTCAGTCTTGAGTGGTCGCATCGATTTACATCGGCAATTGGAACAGGAAATTTCTGAGTTTAAGCATCTGCCTCACACTCAGTTGTTCATTAATGCGTGGATGGCGATGCAGGCTTTGATGGATGCCTTTTGTCACTTAGCCATTCCCGTGCCGGGATTTCAGAATACTCGCGAGACATTGATTCTCACAGATGTTCTTAATCACGGCTGTATTGTCTCAGCGGTTGCCAATGCGGGTACCCGTTCGGGAAAATTGTTCGGTCATAGTCCCCGTGTGCGTGTGCGAGCATATCGTCACTGTGATGTGGAGGATTTAGCTCGCAAGCTGCGCCGTTATGCCCGTCCTGACGAGCGGATTATGGTGATTTCCGATGCCGTGTTCTCGATGGATGGCGATATTGCCCCCTTGCCCGACATGCTCGATGTGATGCAACATTACGACGGCAGTGTTCTGGTGATGGATGAGGCTCATGCCAGTGGTGCGATTGGTGCCACCGGTCGAGGGATTTACGAACATTTTGGGATTTTGCCACAAAACGCGATCGAGCGGGGGATTGTACCCCTGATTATGAGTACGTTCTCCAAGTTTGCGGCTTCTGCGGGTGCGGCAATTAGTAGCCATGTGGCGGAACTAATTCCCTTGTTGAATGTTTCTCCCACTTCCATTGGGACGATTTCTTTGTCACCCCCCCTCGCGGCGGCGGCGTTGGAGAGCATTCGCCAGGTTCGTCAGCATCCAGAACGGGTGAAGAATCTTCAGGAGAATACGCATTATTTGCGATCGAGCCTAATAGAACAGGGTTTTACTGCCATTGGCGAAACCAATGTGGTACCTGTGCTTCTCCCACCCGAACTCAATCCAAAAGTTTTTGGTCGGCTGATGCTTGAGAAGCACGGGATTTGGGTTTCACCCATCTGGTTCATTGCCAAACCCCGTCTTCGCATTACCGTTAATGCCCTCCATACCCAAGAGGAAATGGATCGATTGGTTGCGGCGATGGTGGCAACGCGGGACTTGTTGTATCAACCCATGATTAGTGCGTAAACAACGTTTGACACCTGCTCAGCCGTGACAGACTTCGTGTTAAGATCCATTTCAATTCTGAAAACTGTGTTGGAAAGGAAAGTTTAAACATGGAAGCTGCAATGCTTTTAGCCAAGCTGCCAGAAGCTTACGCCATCTTTGACCCCATTGTAGATATTCTCCCGGTCATCCCTGTCTTCTTCCTGCTGCTGGCCTTTGTCTGGCAAGCGGCTGTGGGTTTCAGATAAAACATCCAAAACTCCAAAGTTCAAGAGGGGCATCTGTTGGTAGATGCCCCTCTTGGTGAAAATTTCTTAAAAAATCTTTACTTTCGTCCGCCGATCGCCTTTTGAAAGGCAGGTCGCTCTGAGATACGTTGAATATAGTCCACAACGGCTGGATATTCGCTCAAATCGAGCTTCAACATCATCGGGATATAAGCCAAGATTGACCCAACCGCTACATCGACTACGCTAAATTCATCCCCCAGCAAGAATGGTTGTTTCGCCAAGATTTGATTGAGCGGTGTCATCAACTTAGACATCTCCCGCTCTCGGCTTGCCTCGACAAAAATTCCTGGACCCAAGGTGGCATTGCCAAAAATAATCCACTGGTTAATTTTGGCTTGTTCTTCTAGAGAGGAAGGCAGATTACCGTACTTTTGAGCCAGATAGAACAGAATCGCGCCCGATTCCCAAAGCTGAAAGTCTCCATCGACAATCGCTGGCACTTTCCCGATGGGGTTAATCGCTAAATATTCCGGTTGCCGATGTTCCCCAGCTTGTAGATCGAGCAAGATAAATTCGTAGGGGATTCCTAGCTCTTCGAGGTACCATTGGACAATGGATGCCCGACTCCGAGCACCGCCATAAAGTTTCAGCATTACGGTAGTCGTTTAAAGGACTTTATGAGTATACTCGTGCTGTTTGACATCGTCTTCCTGGCGGACGACTCGCGTCTGATTCAGCACTCGTTTACGTTCTGTAGAGTAGTTGAAGTCATGACGTGTAGTACCTAAGGGAATGTGGGTTTGAGCCTCCTTCCGGCTCTGGTAAGTGCGTGCTGCCGCGATCGCTCGTTCAGCGAAATCATCACAAAACTGAGATGCGGGAGGAAACTCAGCAGGTTTCTGGAGAGAATTTTCCGTGAGCAACTCACCGAGGGTCGTTCCACAAGCTAATGAATAAGATGTCGCAATTCCCTTTAAAATAGCTTCTAGAGCTGCTGAGGGGATAGGCTCAATCACTTTGACTTCGTGAACTTCACCATCCTCTTTGATAAAGCAGGTGGCTAAGCCCACAACCAGGTAGCTATCGGTTGAAACATCAGGGGCTTGATCCAAGGAAATTGCAGCTGCCATAAGACTCTTCTTTAGTTAATTTAGTTAACGAGGAAAAAACCGACCCATCAAGGGCTTCGGTTGCATTC of the Allocoleopsis franciscana PCC 7113 genome contains:
- a CDS encoding MFS transporter, with protein sequence MLRDRRLLILLAAGSLTNIAGGVVAPVLPEMVKQLHFDPALAANLVSMHCLTIALFSPPLGILADRIGHLRILVPSLIFYALFGVAGAFMPNFWPLLATRALLGAASGGIAAAALGLLGNLYEGEERAQALGLTTSTIALSGIAFPLIGGWVGATHWQYAFYLYGLGLPIAALAAVGLKAKPKTKAKPKAKAEGDKLLSVLRHPHTLRLLLTLALTSVAMYAVVIYAPLYLEQKIGADTVVNGIVLASRAVGAAMISALGAKRLSKAMKPATAMAMGFGLMALTLITIPWLNQLSWILLTAVLFGVGFGIVLPTLYSTLADLAPSSLKSSVLAIGTGAGFLGQFLSPLLLGPMLNYGGLEEVFYGAAIISMIAGLLLLERSGKKSNTELLSNVEFNESQRNSRTLR
- a CDS encoding aromatic ring-hydroxylating dioxygenase subunit alpha, which translates into the protein MELATTLKSQTVQNAVREVGINPNYWYPVGWASQLKPGDIMPVVIWQQAIAVYRDETGQIHALEDACPHKGIALHKGKVQGCHLTCAYHGWEFNGNGECVGIPYLPEGQKLPRAQARSYPVQEKYNLIWLFPGDPTLAASQELPHVPEFDHPDYLMIPLAAHMQSHFSICNENAMDVFHGFLHQNLQGWFNPVLKSLRETDASVCAEYDVSYKGRMAKFLGLSDKADQVTTRRISINYNYPHYATSLEGISSVYLMRLPIGLRESRSFAFFFLKVRLPKWLLKRLEPILQKVLRDFVFMKFLSQDIEMMESEQQTYLANPERRYVEINPAIIALERLIIRQYEQFMQKSSQLRNNQQSLVSGTLSSVNLPSPTESTPNNSLVG
- a CDS encoding aminotransferase class I/II-fold pyridoxal phosphate-dependent enzyme produces the protein MQVVKEYVQRWYESDLDPDEYICHHKRGNLVEIEEATTGKRRTVLTFCTNDVLGLVQEDAVKQAAIDAILQYGTSNSSCSVLSGRIDLHRQLEQEISEFKHLPHTQLFINAWMAMQALMDAFCHLAIPVPGFQNTRETLILTDVLNHGCIVSAVANAGTRSGKLFGHSPRVRVRAYRHCDVEDLARKLRRYARPDERIMVISDAVFSMDGDIAPLPDMLDVMQHYDGSVLVMDEAHASGAIGATGRGIYEHFGILPQNAIERGIVPLIMSTFSKFAASAGAAISSHVAELIPLLNVSPTSIGTISLSPPLAAAALESIRQVRQHPERVKNLQENTHYLRSSLIEQGFTAIGETNVVPVLLPPELNPKVFGRLMLEKHGIWVSPIWFIAKPRLRITVNALHTQEEMDRLVAAMVATRDLLYQPMISA
- a CDS encoding photosystem II reaction center protein K, producing MEAAMLLAKLPEAYAIFDPIVDILPVIPVFFLLLAFVWQAAVGFR
- a CDS encoding glutathione S-transferase family protein, with the protein product MLKLYGGARSRASIVQWYLEELGIPYEFILLDLQAGEHRQPEYLAINPIGKVPAIVDGDFQLWESGAILFYLAQKYGNLPSSLEEQAKINQWIIFGNATLGPGIFVEASREREMSKLMTPLNQILAKQPFLLGDEFSVVDVAVGSILAYIPMMLKLDLSEYPAVVDYIQRISERPAFQKAIGGRK